In the genome of Apodemus sylvaticus chromosome 2, mApoSyl1.1, whole genome shotgun sequence, one region contains:
- the LOC127677720 gene encoding taste receptor type 2 member 123-like, which translates to MFSQKINYSHLFTLSITFYVEIVTGILGNGFIALVNIMDWVRRRRLSTVDQILTAVALFRLIYVWSMLICTLLFILCPHLPIRSEIFTTVAIIWVLNYHFSIWLATCLGVFYFLKIANFSNSFFLYLKWRVKKVILMIILVSLIFLTLNILSLGIYDQLSIDVYEGNMSYSLKNSPQFPRKFLFTNATEIFLIANSSHIFLPINSLFMLLPFTISLGAFFMLIYSLWKHNKKMQVNAKRPKDVSTMAHMKALQIGLSFLLLYAIYLLFIIMGILNLGLMKEIVRVLFDHISGAIFPISHSVVLILGNSKLRQATVSVLPCLRCLAKDMDTMGP; encoded by the coding sequence ATGTTCTCACAGAAAATAAACTACAGCCATTTGTTTACTCTCTCAATCACCTTCTACGTGGAAATAGTGACAGGAATCTTAGGAAATGGATTTATAGCACTAGTGAATATAATGGACTGGGTGAGGAGAAGAAGGCTCTCTACAGTGGATCAGATTCTCACCGCTGTGGCCCTTTTTAGACTCATTTATGTGTGGTCTATGCTCATTTGTACATTGTTATTTATACTGTGCCCACATTTGCCTATAAGATCAGAAATATTTACAACAGTGGCTATTATCTGGGTACTGAACTATCATTTTAGCATCTGGCTTGCTACATGCCTTggtgtcttttattttctcaagatAGCCAACTTTtctaactctttttttctttacctaAAGTGGAGAGTTAAAAAAGTGATTTTAATGATAATACTGGTATCACTGATTTTCTTGACTTTAAACATTTTATCTTTAGGGATATATGATCAGTTATCAATTGATGTTTATGAAGGAAATATGTCTTATAGTTTGAAGAATTCACCACAGTTTCCCAGAAAATTCTTATTCACCAACGCAACAGAAATTTTCTTAATCGCCAATTCATCCCATATTTTCTTACCCATCAACTCACTGTTCATGCTCCTACCCTTCACAATTTCCTTGGGAGCTTTTTTTATGCTCATATATTCACTGTGGAAACATAACAAGAAGATGCAGGTCAATGCCAAACGACCTAAAGATGTCAGCACCATGGCCCACATGAAAGCCTTGCAAATTGGGCTTTCCTTCCTGCTGCTATATGCAATATACTTACTTTTCATTATAATGGGAATTTTGAACCTTGGATTGATGAAGGAAATAGTAAGAGTTTTATTTGACCACATTTCTGGAGCAATTTTTCCTATAAGCCACTCAGTTGTGCTTATTCTGGGAAACAGTAAGCTGAGACAAGCCACTGTTTCTGTGCTGCCTTGTCTGAGGTGCCTGGCCAAAGATATGGACACCATGGGTCCCTAA